The following proteins are encoded in a genomic region of Synechococcus sp. CBW1002:
- a CDS encoding transposase, whose product MSKRRTHSPEFKARVAMEAISGRKTIQEIAADHAIHPIQVSQWKRQLLDGASELFTRGKKTKDKEEGQAKEAELFQQIGRLQMELEWLKKKSQLL is encoded by the coding sequence ATGAGCAAGCGCCGCACCCACAGCCCCGAGTTCAAGGCCAGGGTCGCCATGGAGGCGATCAGTGGCCGCAAGACGATCCAGGAGATCGCCGCCGACCACGCCATCCACCCGATCCAGGTGAGCCAGTGGAAGCGGCAGCTCCTGGACGGTGCCAGCGAGCTCTTCACCCGAGGCAAGAAGACCAAGGACAAGGAGGAGGGGCAGGCCAAGGAGGCGGAGCTGTTCCAGCAGATCGGACGGCTGCAGATGGAGCTGGAGTGGCTCAAAAAAAAGTCTCAACTGCTCTGA
- a CDS encoding IS3 family transposase, whose translation MSRQCALLGLPRSTLYYRPTPVRVSTLRIMARIDALYLEDPCSGSRRMVDYLAQDGIPISRDRVRNLMRRMGLRAIYQKPRTTVPGDPSVRFPCLVDLTQVTSVDQVWATDITYIPLQKGFLYLVAIMDLHSRHVLSWRLSNSLDTKFCLEALEMALGGGRRPEIFHSDQGCQFTSADFVARLKGERIQISWSGRKRCYDNILVERLWRTVKYEEVYLRAYSDGWDAEISLARFLWRYCHVRPHSSLGGKTPHAVYTEAEPCSTRPGLTMSGAGTVQ comes from the coding sequence ATCAGCAGGCAGTGTGCGCTGCTGGGGCTGCCTCGATCCACGCTGTACTACCGGCCGACACCGGTCCGTGTATCGACGCTGCGGATCATGGCCAGGATCGATGCTCTCTACCTGGAGGATCCCTGCAGCGGCAGCCGCCGGATGGTGGACTATCTGGCCCAAGATGGTATCCCGATCAGCCGAGATCGAGTGCGAAACCTCATGCGGCGCATGGGATTACGGGCGATCTACCAGAAGCCCCGGACGACGGTTCCAGGTGATCCGTCCGTGCGGTTCCCCTGCCTGGTGGACCTCACGCAGGTCACGTCGGTGGATCAGGTCTGGGCGACCGACATCACCTACATCCCTCTGCAGAAAGGGTTCCTCTATCTGGTGGCGATCATGGATCTCCATTCCAGGCATGTGCTCAGCTGGAGGCTCTCCAACAGCCTTGACACGAAGTTCTGTCTGGAGGCCCTGGAGATGGCCTTGGGAGGCGGCCGTAGGCCAGAGATCTTCCACTCCGATCAAGGCTGTCAGTTCACGTCCGCTGACTTTGTGGCCAGACTCAAAGGGGAGCGGATCCAGATCAGCTGGTCCGGCAGAAAGCGGTGCTACGACAACATCCTTGTTGAACGGCTGTGGAGGACTGTCAAGTACGAGGAGGTCTACCTACGGGCATACAGCGATGGCTGGGACGCTGAAATCAGCCTGGCCCGCTTCCTGTGGCGGTATTGCCATGTAAGACCTCACAGTTCCCTTGGAGGCAAAACTCCCCACGCGGTCTACACTGAGGCCGAACCATGTTCCACCCGTCCTGGGTTAACGATGTCAGGGGCCGGAACTGTCCAATAA
- a CDS encoding ABC transporter substrate-binding protein — protein sequence MLDLLRRHRGKASSSFLCFAWRGSLLFKFFFRECRAALLAKRSNGCFLKVFLLGLPVFLVSCGVVPQQTLRIGANLWPGYETLYLARELGYYKDKPIRLFDYPSGTEQVKAYRNSEIDGAGLSIDQVLDLAATQANIKIIAVMDFSSGGDVILGQPEIKNVKALMGRRIGVESTALGAFLLARALERNGLHPQDVQIVSLELADHEQAFRNREIDAVVTFGPARSRLLEEGATQIFDSSMIPGEIIDVLVVSDDAIARNPKAVQALVDGRFKALGYFERNPLLAAKLMAKRTQVRPAQLLDSFQKLKQPSLQENQALLGQKNANLALSINKLVDLMIKNRLIDKRVDPSALLDDQFVRASSSQASQ from the coding sequence TTGCTCGACCTGCTTCGAAGGCACCGCGGCAAAGCTTCATCGTCTTTTCTTTGTTTTGCATGGAGGGGGTCGCTTTTGTTTAAGTTTTTTTTCCGCGAGTGTCGCGCCGCGCTCTTGGCAAAACGGTCGAACGGATGTTTCTTGAAAGTCTTTCTTCTAGGCCTGCCGGTTTTTCTGGTTAGTTGCGGTGTGGTGCCTCAGCAGACCCTTCGCATTGGCGCCAACCTCTGGCCAGGCTATGAGACTCTCTACCTTGCTAGGGAGCTTGGCTATTACAAAGATAAGCCGATTCGACTTTTTGACTATCCATCAGGAACCGAACAAGTCAAGGCTTATCGAAACAGTGAGATCGATGGCGCAGGGCTCTCTATTGATCAGGTTCTCGACCTTGCCGCTACCCAAGCAAACATCAAAATCATTGCTGTGATGGACTTCTCCAGCGGTGGTGACGTTATTCTCGGGCAGCCTGAGATTAAAAATGTTAAAGCACTTATGGGTCGTCGCATCGGAGTGGAATCAACAGCTCTTGGAGCCTTTTTACTTGCCAGAGCACTGGAGAGGAATGGTCTGCATCCTCAGGATGTTCAGATCGTGTCCCTTGAACTGGCTGATCACGAGCAAGCGTTTAGAAATCGAGAAATAGATGCAGTTGTCACATTCGGGCCAGCGCGCTCAAGACTCCTGGAAGAGGGAGCCACACAGATATTTGATAGTAGCATGATTCCAGGAGAGATTATTGACGTTCTTGTGGTTAGTGACGACGCAATTGCGCGCAATCCCAAAGCTGTGCAGGCTCTTGTTGACGGCCGATTCAAAGCACTTGGCTACTTCGAGAGAAACCCTCTGCTGGCTGCCAAGCTTATGGCTAAGCGTACCCAGGTGAGGCCTGCACAGCTGCTTGACTCATTCCAAAAACTGAAGCAGCCATCCCTTCAGGAAAATCAAGCTCTTCTCGGTCAAAAGAATGCTAATCTGGCGCTATCCATCAATAAACTTGTAGATCTAATGATCAAGAACAGGTTGATTGATAAGAGGGTTGATCCTTCCGCCTTGCTTGATGATCAATTTGTTAGGGCATCGTCATCCCAGGCAAGTCAATGA
- a CDS encoding HD-GYP domain-containing protein, with protein MLDNDLTIDLLYRSAPLHDIGKVGIPDRILLKPGRLTQEEFEVMKSHTTLGLAAIESAENQLDLKVDFLLYAKEIAYSHHEKWDGTGYPLGLAGDAIPVSARLMAVADFYDALISRRVYKQAMSHAQAMQALHEGRGSHFDPDVVDACDAIQEDFQEIARRYSDTDQDLLEKERVIRMMQGEPPMLG; from the coding sequence GTGCTTGACAACGACCTGACGATTGATCTGCTCTACCGCAGCGCACCGCTACATGACATCGGCAAAGTGGGAATTCCGGATCGCATCCTGCTCAAGCCGGGTCGCCTGACGCAGGAGGAGTTTGAGGTGATGAAATCCCATACTACCCTTGGCTTGGCTGCGATTGAATCGGCAGAAAATCAACTCGACCTCAAAGTAGATTTCCTGCTTTATGCCAAGGAGATCGCCTACAGCCACCACGAGAAGTGGGATGGCACGGGCTATCCCCTCGGATTGGCGGGGGATGCGATTCCAGTCTCCGCTCGTTTGATGGCTGTGGCCGATTTCTACGACGCCCTGATCAGTCGACGTGTCTACAAACAGGCCATGTCGCATGCGCAAGCCATGCAGGCCCTGCATGAAGGCCGCGGTAGCCATTTCGATCCCGATGTGGTTGACGCCTGTGATGCGATTCAAGAGGATTTCCAGGAGATCGCGCGGCGCTACAGCGATACCGACCAAGACCTTCTCGAGAAGGAGCGTGTGATCCGAATGATGCAGGGGGAGCCGCCCATGCTGGGCTGA
- a CDS encoding IS1182 family transposase, which yields MQKRKTFRPWQPQQATLLPPSPREWLSEDHQVYFLLDLVDELDLSAILVPAQAKDPRGEKGFDPRMMTMLLLYAYCVGIVSSRKIERACYEDLAFRVLTGNQQPDHSRISEFRRRNLDALKGLFIQILRLCQKAGMVSLGHVALDGTKVQANASKHKAMSHERMLRAEKELQKEINALIRKAEILDAQEDRRYGKGNLGSELPDELRHKQGRLAKIRQARKEMEAETAAAAARQRQEEAEKARAKATAAEESDGSAPEQAELNRKAEAAAAKAAAAGDKAIEAAESAGLEPPDLEPLASDAMPRRGLARKADGTPTAKTQRNFTDSDSHLMQSGGTYLQGYNCQLAVDSDHQVIVAVGVSNQPPDVEHLEPMLERIAASAGELPDVMTMDAGYWSDDNAGHCEDLGIDAYIATGRLPHGKPPPPQRGPLPRDADARTRMARKIRSKKGSRIYAQRKAIVEPVNGQIKEGRGLRRFLLRGLEKVDGEWHLIAATHNLLKLFRYRRSQQQLWAAATG from the coding sequence ATGCAGAAGCGCAAGACCTTTCGCCCCTGGCAGCCGCAGCAGGCCACCCTGCTGCCGCCGTCACCGCGTGAGTGGCTCTCAGAAGACCACCAGGTGTATTTCCTGCTGGACCTGGTGGATGAGCTGGATCTCTCCGCGATCCTCGTACCCGCTCAGGCCAAGGACCCCCGCGGAGAGAAGGGATTCGATCCACGCATGATGACGATGCTGCTGCTTTACGCCTACTGCGTGGGCATCGTCTCCTCCAGGAAGATCGAGCGGGCCTGCTACGAGGATCTGGCATTCCGCGTGCTGACCGGCAACCAGCAGCCGGACCACAGCCGAATCAGCGAGTTCCGCCGGCGCAACCTTGATGCCCTCAAGGGCCTGTTTATTCAGATCCTGCGCCTGTGCCAGAAGGCGGGGATGGTGAGCCTGGGCCATGTGGCCCTCGATGGCACCAAGGTGCAGGCCAATGCCTCCAAGCACAAGGCGATGAGCCACGAGCGGATGCTCAGGGCGGAGAAGGAGCTCCAGAAGGAAATCAACGCCTTGATCCGCAAGGCCGAGATCCTGGATGCCCAGGAAGACCGGCGCTACGGCAAAGGAAACCTGGGCAGTGAACTTCCCGATGAGCTGCGCCACAAGCAGGGCCGCCTCGCAAAAATCCGTCAGGCCCGCAAGGAGATGGAGGCGGAAACCGCTGCAGCTGCAGCGCGGCAGCGGCAGGAGGAAGCCGAGAAGGCCAGAGCCAAAGCGACCGCAGCCGAGGAATCGGATGGATCGGCCCCTGAGCAGGCCGAGCTGAACAGGAAAGCGGAAGCCGCAGCGGCAAAGGCAGCAGCGGCGGGGGACAAAGCCATCGAGGCCGCCGAGAGCGCTGGCCTCGAGCCACCAGATCTGGAGCCACTCGCCTCTGACGCGATGCCCAGGCGTGGTCTGGCGAGAAAGGCTGACGGCACACCGACGGCCAAGACCCAACGGAATTTCACAGATTCCGACAGCCACCTCATGCAGTCCGGCGGCACCTACCTGCAGGGCTACAACTGCCAGCTGGCGGTCGACAGTGACCACCAGGTGATCGTGGCGGTGGGCGTCAGCAACCAGCCACCGGACGTGGAGCACCTGGAGCCCATGCTGGAGCGGATCGCCGCCAGCGCCGGTGAACTGCCGGACGTGATGACGATGGATGCGGGCTACTGGAGCGACGACAACGCAGGTCACTGTGAGGACCTTGGCATTGACGCCTACATCGCCACCGGCCGTCTGCCGCATGGGAAGCCGCCACCGCCACAGCGAGGACCGCTGCCCAGAGATGCCGACGCCAGAACCCGCATGGCCCGCAAGATCAGAAGCAAGAAGGGATCCAGGATCTACGCCCAGCGCAAAGCGATCGTGGAGCCGGTGAACGGCCAGATCAAGGAAGGCCGGGGCCTGCGGCGGTTTCTCTTGCGGGGCCTGGAGAAGGTCGATGGTGAATGGCATCTGATCGCTGCCACCCACAACCTGCTCAAGTTGTTCCGGTACAGGCGATCACAGCAGCAGCTCTGGGCAGCAGCGACGGGATGA
- a CDS encoding IS630 family transposase, which yields MALGRPMPPLVLSEDEVQQLRALANSRSLPHSIVQRAQIVLACGAGETNTAIAKRMGLTGMTVGKWRKRYRELGLEGLHDELRPGRPRTYEDDTVAEVINRALQTKPTDGSTQWSARSLAAATGISKTTVHRWLQTFSVQPHRQKSFKLSTDPFFVEKVRDIVGLYLNPPDKAMVLCVDEKTQIQALDRTQPLLPMGLGYVEGVTHDYIRHGTTTLFAALDVATGEVITQCKPRHRHQEFLGFLRQIEKSVPEELDVHLIVDNYCTHKHAKVRAWLAQRPRFHVHYTPTYASWINQVERWFGIITQRAIRRGSFSSVKELISKIEQFVAAYNKTKAPFNWTATADSILEKLQRLCSQISGTAH from the coding sequence GTGGCGCTTGGTCGTCCGATGCCTCCGCTGGTCCTCAGCGAGGACGAGGTTCAGCAGTTGCGGGCCCTTGCAAATTCCCGGTCGTTGCCGCATTCGATCGTGCAGCGCGCTCAGATCGTGCTGGCCTGCGGTGCCGGCGAGACCAACACCGCCATCGCCAAACGGATGGGGCTGACGGGGATGACCGTTGGCAAGTGGCGCAAGCGGTACCGGGAGCTGGGCCTGGAGGGCCTGCATGACGAGCTGCGGCCGGGTAGGCCTCGCACCTACGAGGACGACACGGTGGCGGAGGTGATCAACCGGGCACTGCAGACCAAGCCCACCGATGGCAGCACCCAGTGGTCTGCGCGCTCCCTCGCGGCTGCCACCGGCATCTCCAAAACCACCGTTCACCGCTGGCTGCAGACTTTCTCGGTCCAGCCCCACCGGCAGAAGTCGTTCAAGCTCTCCACCGACCCGTTCTTTGTGGAGAAGGTCCGCGACATCGTCGGCCTGTACCTGAACCCTCCGGATAAGGCGATGGTGCTCTGCGTCGACGAGAAGACGCAGATCCAGGCACTGGACCGCACCCAGCCGCTGTTGCCCATGGGCCTGGGTTACGTGGAGGGCGTCACCCACGACTACATCCGCCACGGCACCACCACGCTGTTCGCTGCTCTGGATGTGGCAACAGGCGAGGTGATCACCCAATGCAAGCCCCGCCATCGGCACCAGGAGTTCCTGGGGTTCCTGCGCCAGATCGAGAAGTCGGTCCCCGAGGAGCTTGATGTCCACTTGATCGTCGACAACTACTGCACCCACAAGCACGCCAAGGTGAGGGCCTGGCTGGCGCAGCGGCCCCGCTTCCACGTGCACTACACACCGACCTACGCCTCCTGGATCAACCAGGTGGAGCGTTGGTTTGGGATCATCACCCAGCGGGCGATCCGACGCGGCAGCTTCTCCAGCGTCAAGGAGTTGATCTCCAAGATCGAGCAATTCGTGGCGGCCTACAACAAGACCAAGGCGCCGTTCAACTGGACGGCCACAGCGGATTCAATCCTGGAGAAGCTCCAGCGACTTTGCTCGCAGATCTCCGGGACGGCACACTAG
- a CDS encoding two-component system response regulator has translation MDFSLVQTVHAFDAASKLKKPTILVVDDSVSSLDQISAVLQVFYQVKVATGGAKALEIAGANTPPDLILLDVMMPGLSGYQVCKKLKDEAFTRDIPVIFLTANSSVDDEASGLLLGAADFIAKPVNPPILLARVATQMQLKAAADRLRDQNDHLEREVQKRSHELAAIQDVTIHAMASLAETRDNETGNHIRRTQNYIRALVCRPGNNS, from the coding sequence ATGGACTTTTCTTTGGTACAGACTGTCCACGCATTCGATGCTGCTTCTAAATTAAAAAAACCTACGATTCTGGTCGTTGACGACAGCGTCAGCAGCCTGGATCAGATCTCGGCCGTTCTGCAGGTTTTCTACCAGGTGAAGGTGGCTACGGGTGGAGCCAAGGCCCTGGAGATTGCGGGCGCCAATACGCCGCCCGATCTAATCCTGCTCGACGTCATGATGCCGGGCTTATCCGGTTATCAAGTCTGTAAAAAGCTGAAGGATGAGGCTTTTACGCGGGACATTCCGGTGATCTTTCTCACGGCGAACTCGTCTGTCGACGATGAGGCAAGTGGCTTGCTGCTCGGAGCGGCTGATTTCATCGCCAAGCCTGTGAATCCGCCGATTCTGCTGGCTCGTGTGGCCACCCAGATGCAACTCAAGGCCGCTGCAGATCGTCTGCGCGATCAGAATGATCATCTGGAGCGAGAGGTGCAGAAGCGCAGCCATGAACTGGCCGCGATTCAGGATGTCACCATCCACGCTATGGCTTCCTTGGCTGAAACGCGCGACAACGAAACCGGCAACCACATCCGCCGCACGCAAAACTATATCCGCGCCCTAGTATGCCGTCCCGGAAATAACAGCTAG
- a CDS encoding response regulator, whose amino-acid sequence MSGPESNAGEAKAGAEARPGRARFLRHFLPEILPIVLLITAAGWLIAEGLAREELLSLTARRMERLELALAAVNEATLSAVDQLWAAQGLPTLAAAVAQPSATNLTALAEGFNAVASTGHCTDQLRWIDRNGQERVAINKRGSRMVSVPPQELQNKADRPYVREGLRLLPGQLYVSALDLNQEHGQPERPYRPTFRLALPLFDPGGQRQGLVVLNSSGRCLLRTWLLEIQNDTRHLMLVNREGIRLGRAEQLQNWAFLLPGARADQQSISLAHTDPAAWAAMASAPKGSASLQDGDWIWKSIDTQQVIRDHVLMLSRGHAGGRHLSGGSSSLGFDRLAVIHLSAAERAAIVGQHRREVLLPTSLLLGLSVLNGLRLTRFRLRLMSVNRQLAARAEEARSNAEAKTAFLANMSHEIRTPLHVVLGLAHLLAQDTLTAGQRKLVSQIQASGQLLRSLTNDILDFTKIDAGQLQLEDGIFTLDAVLDRLATILAVAAANKPIDLRITPPAYPLGRLRGDATRLEQVLVNLTTNAAKFTEQGHISLLTTVLELQPRRVEIRFEVRDSGIGIPQELQEAIFRPYVQEDDSIARLYGGSGLGLAISHRLVELMGGQLAVESTPGQGSCFQFTVSFERLPTALAAPARSPLRVLVVDDDPASGDALLLHCRALGWQASAVADGPAALALLHRDDPQQPPPQLVLLDRAAGAEEIRQACGEPPPRILLIVRAGQSLALDASGLPAGVDGVLDQPITATALAAAMAEDRPTAATETGAAPTAATKTAAARKPLEGLHLLVVDDNRLNRHLAERIFSNEGASVSQAEGGQQTLDWLAAHPGSADLVLMDLQMPGLGGCAATRQIRAQESLAHLPVVALSAGATTGQRQAAMEAGMDAFLTKPFDVAEAIALIRRLCGHPGSSVDSCPLP is encoded by the coding sequence ATGTCCGGCCCTGAATCGAACGCTGGCGAGGCCAAGGCCGGTGCTGAGGCCAGGCCTGGTCGGGCCCGTTTCCTGCGCCACTTCCTGCCCGAGATCCTGCCGATCGTGCTGCTGATCACGGCCGCCGGCTGGCTGATCGCCGAGGGACTCGCCCGCGAAGAGCTCCTCAGCCTGACCGCGCGCCGGATGGAACGCCTGGAGCTGGCCCTGGCGGCCGTGAACGAAGCGACCCTGAGCGCCGTGGACCAGCTCTGGGCGGCCCAGGGGCTCCCCACCCTGGCGGCGGCGGTGGCCCAACCCAGTGCCACCAACCTGACGGCCCTGGCGGAGGGATTCAACGCCGTGGCCTCCACCGGACACTGCACCGATCAGCTCCGCTGGATCGATCGCAACGGCCAGGAGCGGGTGGCGATCAACAAAAGGGGGAGCCGCATGGTCTCCGTGCCCCCCCAGGAGCTGCAGAACAAGGCCGACCGGCCCTACGTGCGGGAGGGCCTGCGCCTGCTGCCAGGCCAGCTCTACGTCTCCGCCCTCGACCTGAATCAGGAGCACGGCCAGCCGGAACGGCCCTACCGGCCGACGTTCCGGTTGGCGCTGCCCCTGTTTGATCCCGGCGGCCAACGGCAGGGCCTGGTGGTGCTGAACAGTTCCGGCCGCTGCCTGCTGCGCACCTGGCTCCTGGAGATCCAGAACGACACCCGCCACCTGATGCTGGTGAACCGCGAGGGCATCCGGCTGGGCCGAGCCGAGCAGCTGCAGAACTGGGCCTTCCTGCTGCCAGGTGCCCGAGCCGATCAGCAGAGCATCAGCCTGGCCCACACAGACCCCGCCGCCTGGGCCGCGATGGCATCGGCACCCAAGGGATCGGCGAGCCTGCAGGACGGGGACTGGATCTGGAAGAGCATCGACACCCAGCAGGTCATCCGTGATCACGTGCTCATGCTCAGCCGCGGCCATGCCGGTGGCAGGCACCTGAGCGGCGGCAGCAGCAGCCTGGGGTTCGATCGGCTGGCCGTGATTCACCTGAGCGCCGCCGAGCGGGCCGCCATCGTGGGGCAGCACCGGCGCGAGGTGTTGCTGCCGACCAGCCTGCTGCTGGGCCTGTCGGTGCTGAACGGCCTGCGGCTGACGCGCTTTCGCCTGCGGCTGATGAGCGTCAATCGCCAGCTCGCCGCCCGGGCCGAGGAGGCCCGCAGCAACGCCGAGGCCAAAACCGCCTTCCTGGCGAACATGAGCCATGAGATCCGCACGCCGCTGCATGTGGTGCTGGGGCTGGCCCATCTGCTCGCCCAGGACACACTCACGGCCGGTCAGCGCAAGCTGGTGAGTCAGATCCAGGCGTCTGGACAGCTGCTGCGCAGCCTCACCAACGACATCCTCGATTTCACCAAGATCGATGCGGGCCAGCTCCAGCTGGAGGACGGCATCTTCACGCTGGACGCGGTGCTGGATCGCCTCGCCACCATCCTGGCCGTGGCGGCCGCCAACAAGCCGATCGACCTGCGGATCACCCCGCCGGCCTACCCCCTGGGCCGCCTGCGGGGTGATGCCACCCGGCTCGAGCAGGTGCTGGTGAACCTCACCACCAACGCCGCCAAGTTCACCGAACAGGGGCACATCAGCCTTCTGACCACCGTGCTGGAGCTGCAGCCGCGGCGGGTGGAGATTCGCTTCGAGGTGCGCGACTCGGGCATCGGCATCCCGCAGGAGCTGCAGGAGGCGATCTTCCGCCCCTACGTGCAGGAAGACGATTCGATCGCCCGGCTCTACGGCGGCTCCGGGCTGGGGCTGGCGATCAGCCACCGGCTGGTGGAGCTGATGGGCGGCCAGCTGGCGGTGGAGAGCACACCGGGCCAGGGCAGCTGTTTCCAGTTCACGGTGAGCTTCGAACGGCTGCCCACCGCCCTGGCCGCACCGGCCCGCTCGCCCCTGCGGGTGCTGGTGGTGGACGACGACCCCGCCAGCGGCGACGCCCTGCTGCTGCACTGCCGCGCCCTGGGCTGGCAGGCCAGCGCCGTGGCCGACGGCCCCGCGGCCCTGGCCCTGCTCCACCGCGATGACCCGCAGCAGCCGCCACCGCAGCTGGTGCTGCTGGATCGGGCGGCAGGGGCCGAGGAGATTCGCCAGGCCTGCGGAGAGCCGCCGCCGCGGATCCTGCTGATCGTGCGGGCTGGCCAGAGCCTGGCCCTGGATGCCTCCGGCCTGCCCGCCGGCGTGGATGGCGTGCTCGACCAGCCGATCACCGCCACGGCACTGGCGGCCGCCATGGCCGAAGATCGCCCGACGGCAGCGACCGAGACTGGAGCGGCCCCGACCGCAGCGACCAAGACAGCAGCAGCCCGGAAGCCCCTGGAGGGCCTGCATCTGCTGGTGGTGGATGACAACCGGCTCAACCGCCACCTGGCCGAGCGGATCTTCAGCAACGAGGGGGCCAGCGTCAGCCAGGCGGAGGGGGGCCAGCAGACCCTCGACTGGCTGGCGGCCCACCCCGGCAGCGCCGATCTGGTGCTGATGGATCTGCAGATGCCCGGCCTGGGTGGCTGCGCTGCCACCCGGCAGATCCGGGCCCAGGAGAGCCTGGCCCACCTGCCGGTGGTGGCCCTCAGCGCCGGGGCCACCACCGGGCAGCGACAGGCCGCCATGGAGGCGGGCATGGACGCCTTTCTGACCAAGCCGTTCGACGTGGCCGAGGCCATCGCCCTGATCCGCCGGCTCTGCGGCCACCCTGGCAGCAGCGTGGATTCATGCCCGTTGCCCTGA
- a CDS encoding response regulator, which yields MSTSAVPAKAVSRPVRVLMAEDNQLNQRILERMLASAATPGLAPFPTVLGKATNGREAVALWEEGAWDLILMDCQMPEMDGFAATREIRRRELAGGLVPVPIIAVTANAAASDRHDCLGAGMNDVLTKPVQLEALLEMVRRWTPPL from the coding sequence GTGTCAACGTCTGCGGTGCCGGCGAAGGCGGTTTCGCGCCCCGTTCGGGTGCTGATGGCGGAAGACAACCAGCTCAATCAGCGCATCCTCGAGCGCATGCTGGCCTCTGCCGCCACCCCTGGATTGGCCCCATTCCCGACGGTGCTGGGCAAGGCGACCAACGGGCGCGAGGCCGTTGCGCTCTGGGAGGAAGGGGCCTGGGATCTGATCCTGATGGACTGCCAGATGCCCGAGATGGATGGTTTCGCCGCCACCCGGGAGATCCGCCGCCGTGAGCTGGCCGGCGGGCTGGTGCCGGTGCCGATCATTGCCGTGACCGCCAATGCCGCCGCCTCCGACCGCCACGATTGCCTCGGCGCCGGCATGAACGACGTCCTCACCAAGCCCGTGCAGCTCGAGGCGCTGCTGGAGATGGTGCGGCGCTGGACGCCACCCCTGTGA